The proteins below come from a single Excalfactoria chinensis isolate bCotChi1 chromosome 7, bCotChi1.hap2, whole genome shotgun sequence genomic window:
- the TMEM169 gene encoding transmembrane protein 169: MPSEVLESSSGLEDPVQKESKPGSHSPCHGSVRRAVTTAVTFDGEATMDRRKKKKKESRPESVIVYRSENENKVEEEQGDEEGGERSSEEGSKFLGQSVTDGVWNMPSDSRYVTLTGTITRGKKKGQMVDIHVTLTDKELQELAKSKEPPKESVPEKKKCNVGLDRGPHIVLWTIICLPVIFVVSFVVSFYYGTITWYNIFLVYNEERTFWHKITFCPFLIIFYPIIIMVVSFSLGLYSAVTQVSWSFGDWWHAVRDMEKGFCGWLCSKLGLEDCSPYSIVELLDSDNISGSLSGKSSAQGVDTSAV; the protein is encoded by the exons ATGCCAAGCGAGGTGCTTGAGAGCAGTAGTGGGCTGGAGGACCCAGTGCAGAAAGAGAGCAAACCTGGAAGCCACAGCCCTTGCCATGGATCTGTGAGGAGGGCTGTGACAACTGCTGTCACCTTCGATGGAGAAGCCACTATGGACcggaggaaaaagaagaagaaagagtcCCGTCCTGAGTCAGTAATAGTGTACAGATCAGAGAATGAGAATAAAGTGGAAGAGGAGCAAGGAGATGAagaaggaggggaaaggagctCTGAAGAAGGCTCCAAGTTCCTGGGTCAATCTGTGACTGATG GTGTCTGGAACATGCCTTCAGATAGCCGATACGTCACCTTGACTGGAACAATCAccagaggaaagaagaagggTCAGATGGTGGACATCCATGTCACATTAACAGacaaagagctgcaggaacTGGCTAAGTCAAAGGAACCTCCCAAAGAAAGTGTacctgagaagaaaaaatgtaatgttGGGCTGGACAGAGGACCCCACATTGTCCTCTGGACCATCATCTGCCTCCCCGTCATTTTTGTAGTATCCTTTGTGGTTTCATTCTACTATGGAACCATTACATGGTACAACATCTTCTTAGTGTACAATGAAGAGAGGACCTTCTGGCACAAAATCACCTTCTGCCCCTTTTTGATCATATTTTACCCAATTATAATCATGGTTGTGTCTTTTTCCCTAGGCCTGTACTCAGCTGTGACCCAGGTCTCATGGTCCTTTGGGGACTGGTGGCATGCTGTCAGGGATATGGAGAAGGGCTTCTGTGGCTGGCTCTGCAGCAAGCTAGGTTTGGAAGATTGCTCTCCGTACAGCATTGTTGAGCTGCTAGATTCTGACAATATCTCAGGTAGTCTCTCTGGCAAGAGCTCTGCACAGGGGGTTGATACTTCAGCAGTTTGA